In the Candidatus Protochlamydia phocaeensis genome, ATTTGGCCAAAGCGTGGAGTCTTTTGCGGATAATAAAGATGAAAATTATGGAGAAGCGGCATCTCCTCAATTTGCATTAGATGCAGGAAATGCGCATGAAAATGCGAGAGCTGATCTAAAAAATAAGCGCTGGTGTCGGCCATTAAAACCACATGGATCTGTGCCGGCTTTTCTAGCCAGCTGTAGGCTAAAATTAAGGCTATAGCAGTCAGGCCCGTTCCCGAATCAATAAACAGGTGGTCGAAAGAAAGATCGCGTTCTTGCTCATTGCGCAAAATATCTAAAGGCAGTGTGAGGGCGCCTGGCAAAGATGCGGTTAAGCATCCCCCTTCAGGTAATACAAATGCTTTATGCGGGCGCTTTTGGGCGTAAAGATGCGCTTGCTCTTCGGCGGATGCCCAGTCTTGCTTTGAAAACCAATGGATTGAAGAAGGAGGAACGAGAAGCGTGCTAAGGAAAGCGTTGCCTGTTAGTTCTCGTCTCGGATTTCCGCGGACAAATAAAGTGGGGACCAAGCCATTTTCAAGCAAAAGCTGAGTGATGCCTAAGACATGGTTTGAATAAGCACTTCCCACTATGACAACTTCTTTGATTTCCTCAGCCAGTAAGAAAGGAATGAGTGTGCGGTACTTGCGTATTTTAGATCCTGAAATACCGAATCCCAGCTCATCTTCGCGCTTGACAAAGCAAGAGAGGGAAGGAAAATGAAAAGATTTGAGAGGATGAACGCGGGATTGAAAGGGATAAGGAGCCTGTGGAATAGAGCGTAGGCATTTCTCAAGTCGAAGCTGCTTATTAAGGGCATTAGGCATGTTAAGAAATATAGTTGATCAAAACTTTTTCAACGCGGCGTCCTTGCATCTTAACAACTTTAAATTTGAATTTCTGCCAAGTGAAGCTATCGCCGACATTAGGAATGCTCCCAATCTGGCGCATGCAGAATCCCCCAAGGGTGCGGTAGGTTCCCTTTTCTTCCTCAGGCAGCTGATCGAGGTCGAACTGTTCTTTTAATTCATCGATAGGGAGCATGCCATCGACCAACCAAGAGCCATCCTTGCGTTGAATGATTGACATTTCCGGTAAGATAGAGGTTGTAGGGACATCTCCTACAATCGATTCCAAGACGTCATGCAAAGTGATCAGCCCTTGGACGCCGCCATATTCATCTGTCACTAAAGCTAAATGGTCGGGTGTTTTTTTGAACAAATCGAGCAGCTGCACGACGCGCATATTTTCGGGGACAAACAAGGGTGGTTTGACGAGCGTTTTGAGATCGAAAGTGCCTTTTGCTAAAACTTCATTGAGGATATCCTTAGAGGTAACCAAGCCAATGACTTCATCGAGCTCTCCATCGCAAACGGGAAAGCGGTTGTGGGGAGAGGCGTCTACTTGCTTGCGCAAGTTCTCTATGCTTTTATTGAGGTCTAACCATTCGATATTCATGCGAGGAATCATGAGAATTCCCACGCGGCGGTTTCCAAGCCGGAAGATGCTTTCTACCATGTCATGCTCGACTTCTTTGATGACGCCGGCTTGCGTGCCCTCTTCTAAAATTAATTTGATTTCTTCTTCTGTAATTTTCTCCTGCGTTTTTCCCCTTGATAGCAAGCGGGCAATATATTCGAAAGAAACGACAAAAGGATAAGTGATCCAAATCAAGAATCGAATAAAATAGGCAGTAAAAGGAGCTAGTTTTTTCCAATAGAGCGCGCCGATTGTTTTCGGAATCATCTCGGTTAAAAATAGCATGGTTAAAGTCAAGATAACGGAAGCCATGGCGAGCCATTGATTGCCGAATAGCTCGACGACTTGAGCTCCTACCCCCGCCGCGCCGAAGGTATGAGCTGCTGTGTTGAGTGTGAGAATAGCGGCTAGCGGGCGGTCGATTCGCGTTTTAAGATCTGCCAAAATATGTCCGGCCTTGGGCTTCTTCTTTTTCAGCAGCCCAATGTAGCCATTGGTGCAGCATAGCAAAACAGCCTCCAAGATCGAACATGTAAAAGAGATCAAATGCGAAGTAAGGTAATAAAAAAGAAGAATGATCATACCATGGAATCGATTATAATTTCCGTATCTGCTGATTTTTTAGATTTCTTTTTACGGCTTGAAGTAGACTCTCCTGAGTCAACTAAGCTCTCATATTGGACTTCATGCGCAGGTTTTAAGCCATTGGAAGTAATACACCATCCGTCTCTCGTATACAAATACTTGATATCTTTGCCTAAACGGAAACGGTCTGCAACAGCATGCTTGCAAAAGGCTAAACGTTTAACATATTCTTGCTGCGATTGTAAAGGATCAATTTCTTCTAGAACAGATTCTTCTTTAAGATGGCTGGCTTTTTCTCCTTGCCATTTGTTATCTTCGGAGGAAGATAAGCTCTCCTCATTCCTTTTATCGATCCCTTTGCCTTTATCTTCTTGATCTCTATTTTCTTGCGATAAGTAGCTAACGGGCAAGGGTTGATGAGCTAACACTGTTAGGTCTGAAAAGCGGGCAGGTTTAAGAGATTGCAATTGGGCCTTGAGCGGATCTTCGTCGGGAAGATGTTGAATGAGAAGAGACAGAATTCTAAAATAGACCTCGTCTTTGCTCAATTTTCCTAAGGCTTCGTAATGTCTTAGGCAATCTCCAATTTGACCATCAATATTGATGTTGATATTGACGCTTTGTTCCTGGAAACGGCTCCGTGCGATTTCGCGAATCTCTTTCAGGCGCTTGATGAATTTCTTGAAGACTTTGGCCTGCTCGATTCCTTCCCTGTTAATGGTAGCCAAAGTCGATTTTTCGTCTTCATCAAAAAAAGCCTTGGTCGAATAGGTCGTTGTGGCTAAATCAAAAATTTCCCCTAAAGCAGCGCAGCCTAATCCAACCCATTTGGAAATGGGTTCGGGAGAGAAAACAGCCACAGCCGCTCCTCCAATCACGAATACCTTAGAAATTCCATTCAGCACAGTTGTTGTAATCACAGCCGATCGCGTATAAGTCGAACAGCCCCCTTCAACTTTCTCTTTCCGCTTTTCAATTTCTTCGGAAAGCGTTTGCAAATGCTGCACTTGCGCTTTTACGACTTGATAAATTTTATCCAATTCTTCCGGTTCGTAATAATGGCTGAGATCATCTAATTTAATTGAGGACTGAACACTTTTATTGAAGGCTTCTATTTGTTCCTGCACAATATGATAAGAATCATTCCAGTCACGAGCTATGTTTGCCATATTTCCTCCTTTCTTATCTTTTAGGCTTTAACCAAAGCAGACAAATCAGGGGCTGGGAAAGATGAAATTGCGGAGCTGTTAAGGAATAAGTATCAAAACATTGGTGCGTCTTTCGGCATTTATTTTAAGATTTAGCTAAAAGATAAAATTTATTTAAGTGTTTGGGTTCTAACTTCTGTATTACATAATTAAAAAATTTTTTATATAAAAAAATTTTTAAAATTAAAGGGGAAAAGAAAGGCTATTTGACAATGGAATTAGCTTTACAAATTGGTTAGCCGATTGCTCTAACAGGTGGGATAAAAACCGCTAAGGGCTTAGAGGGGTGTTCTTTTCCCCTAAGAAGCGATAGAAGAGAACGGGCAATTTACTCAAATTTGTCCGCGATTTCTATTGCCTTCCGGGAGAAAATAACCTCAAAGATCGATTATGAGGGGGAATACACCCCCTCAGAGTCCGTTCATCAAAAGAGGGTCTAATCGATTCATTAAAAGGAGGGTTAGCTGCGGCGGACTTTTTTGCAGAGGACATCCCAAGCAGAGTCGATGGCTTCTTGCGTTTCGATATCATATAAGGTGACTGTCATGCGATAATCCTCATAATCATAAAAGCGGTCGGCGCGCACGGCTTTAGTAATGCGCACTTTAGCCAGGAATTGAGGTGCCGTGGCCAGTCCGGGTTGAAGGCGCGTGGCATTATCATATTTAGGAGCCAAGGCGATTTTATTCATGAGATAATCCAATTCATGCTCATCGCATGTATTGCCGACCACGACAGTGTAGCGTCCGTCATCAATGGCTACGCCTTCAAAAATATCGCGGATCATATCTGTTGGAATATACTGATCTGTGCAATTATCAATATCTGTAATGATCAAGCGTGGTTTGCCTGCCTCGCAATGG is a window encoding:
- a CDS encoding hemolysin family protein, which gives rise to MIILLFYYLTSHLISFTCSILEAVLLCCTNGYIGLLKKKKPKAGHILADLKTRIDRPLAAILTLNTAAHTFGAAGVGAQVVELFGNQWLAMASVILTLTMLFLTEMIPKTIGALYWKKLAPFTAYFIRFLIWITYPFVVSFEYIARLLSRGKTQEKITEEEIKLILEEGTQAGVIKEVEHDMVESIFRLGNRRVGILMIPRMNIEWLDLNKSIENLRKQVDASPHNRFPVCDGELDEVIGLVTSKDILNEVLAKGTFDLKTLVKPPLFVPENMRVVQLLDLFKKTPDHLALVTDEYGGVQGLITLHDVLESIVGDVPTTSILPEMSIIQRKDGSWLVDGMLPIDELKEQFDLDQLPEEEKGTYRTLGGFCMRQIGSIPNVGDSFTWQKFKFKVVKMQGRRVEKVLINYIS